One Brassica napus cultivar Da-Ae chromosome C2, Da-Ae, whole genome shotgun sequence DNA window includes the following coding sequences:
- the LOC106377384 gene encoding metacaspase-5-like, translated as MAKKAVLIGINYPGTKAELRGCVNDVKRMHKCLVDRFGFSERNITELIDTDNSSTKPTGKNIRRALLNLVESARSGDVLVVHYSGHGTRLPAETGEDDDTGYDECIVPCDMNLITDDEFRELVKKVPKDAQITIISDSCHSGGLIDEAKEQIGESTKKDKKDKNDKKDKKDKKDKKKSKKDSGTSSRFGIKDLVTEAVEEAFESKGIHIPHHKDEKQEAKVKEVELDNDEKVHVVNKSLPLQTLIDILKHDTGNNDIEVGKIRPTLFNVFGEDASPKVKKFMKVLLTKLQEGKSEGGILGMVGKLAQEFLEHKLNNDEEYAKPAMKTDVERKQDVYAGASNGSLADNGILISGCQTDQTSADASPVGKPEMAYGAFSNAVQIILGETKSEITYKELVMKARKLLKKQGYAQRPGLYCSDEYVNAPFIC; from the exons ATGGCGAAGAAAGCAGTATTGATCGGAATCAACTACCCTGGAACCAAGGCGGAGCTACGAGGCTGCGTCAACGATGTTAAGAGGATGCACAAATGCCTAGTCGATCGGTTCGGTTTCTCCGAGAGAAACATCACTGAGCTGATCGATACCGACAACTCTTCCACCAAACCTACAGGCAAGAACATCCGACGTGCGTTGTTGAATCTAGTTGAGTCGGCTAGATCTGGCGATGTTCTCGTTGTTCATTACAGTGGACATGGGACGAGGTTGCCGGCTGAGACAGGGGAAGATGATGATACTGGTTATGATGAGTGTATTGTTCCTTGCGATATGAATCTTATTACCG ATGATGAGTTCAGGGAGCTTGTGAAGAAGGTGCCAAAAGATGCACAGATTACAATCATCTCAGACTCTTGTCACAGTGGTGGGCTCATTGATGAAGCTAAGGAGCAGATAGGAGAGAGCACAAAGAAGGATAAGAAAGATAAAAATGATAAGAAggataaaaaggataagaaggATAAGAAGAAGTCAAAGAAAGACTCTGGAACCTCTTCAAGATTTGGAATCAAAGACTTGGTGACTGAGGCTGTAGAAGAAGCGTTTGAATCTAAAGGGATCCACATTCCTCACCACAAAGATGAGAAACAAGAAGCCAAGGTTAAAGAGGTTGAACTAGACAATGATGAAAAAGTCCATGTTGTGAACAAATCTCTGCCTCTACAAACCCTAATCGATATCCTCAAGCATGACACCGGTAACAATGACATCGAAGTTGGCAAAATCAGACCAACACTTTTCAATGTGTTTGGAGAAGATGCTTCTCCAAAGGTGAAGAAGTTCATGAAAGTGCTTCTAACGAAGCTACAAGAAGGCAAAAGTGAAGGTGGGATATTGGGAATGGTTGGGAAACTAGCTCAAGAGTTTCTTGAACACAAGCTGAACAATGATGAAGAGTATGCGAAGCCTGCGATGAAGACAGATGTGGAGAGAAAGCAAGATGTCTATGCAGGTGCAAGCAATGGTTCTCTTGCTGATAATGGTATTCTCATAAGTGGTTGTCAAACTGATCAAACTTCCGCGGATGCAAGTCCTGTGGGGAAACCTGAGATGGCTTATGGAGCATTTAGTAATGCTGTGCAGATCATACTTGGGGAGACAAAAAGTGAGATTACATACAAGGAACTTGTTATGAAAGCAAGAAAGCTTCTTAAGAAACAGGGCTATGCTCAACGACCGGGGCTGTATTGTAGCGATGAGTATGTGAATGCTCCGTTTATTTGTTAA
- the LOC106377385 gene encoding YTH domain-containing protein ECT2 encodes MVKSLKVDPLAKVTASTTSMKSPSEPYYKILETYQGLPCPYGGYYGFYYPGLDGSVGEAKDNGYYGYGTEVQYPVMQGEDGSLIYMMPGFQSYDASPTSMPITAGSVSSQALRSPMYAAQGYYQNQYGYGDVSSPNYLWDVYGVASSNQPLKHNTSSSSHNYSSYYPKSKTSYGMGDRPKTPRKSSYAPLPIHNETEKVKARNKDNVNSTEGECESCVGYVIKRDQYNLPSFQTKYEEAMFFVIKSYSEDDIHKSIKYNVWSSTLNGNKKLDSAYQESQKKIAEKGGTCPVFLFFSVNASGQFCGVAEMTGRVDYEKSMEFWQQDKWTGYFPVKWHIIKDVPNPQLRHVILENNENKPVTNSRDTQEVRLPQGNEVLDIFKNYAAKTSILDDFDFYENREKVLVQKKLRLHPVQIKKKEEADVVADFKSMEISNTVKEGGTDLTGTVN; translated from the exons ATGGTGAAGAGCCTTAAAGTGGATCCTCTTGCTAAGGTCACTGCCTCCACCACTTCCAtg AAGAGCCCATCAGAGCCATATTACAAAATTCTTGAGACGTATCAGGGCCTGCCTTGTCCATATGGTGGCTACTATGGATTCTACTATCCAGGTCTTGATGGTTCAGTTGGAGAAGCAAAGGATAATGGATACTATGGTTATGGAACAGAAGTTCAGTACCCG GTTATGCAAGGGGAAGATGGATCTTTAATCTACATGATGCCAGGGTTTCAATCTTATGATGCTAGTCCCACTTCTATGCCTATAACCGCGGGTAGTGTGTCAAGTCAGGCTCTTCGTTCACCCATGTATGCAGCTCAAGGATATTATCAGAACCAATATGGCTATGGGGATGTTTCATCGCCCAACTATTTATGGGATGTGTATGGTGTAGCTTCAAGTAACCAACCTTTGAAACATAACACATCGTCTTCAAGTCATAACTATAGCAGTTATTACCCAAAGAGCAAGACTTCTTATGGCATGGGAGATAGGCCTAAAACACCGCGAAAA AGCAGCTATGCTCCACTCCCAATACATAATGAAACAGAGAAGGTGAAAGCGAGAAACAAAGATAATGTTAATAGTACTGAAGGAGAATGTGAGTCCTGTGTAGGTTATGTGATCAAAAGGGATCAGTATAACCTCCCTAGCTTTCAGACCAagtatgaagaagcaatgttcTTTGTGATAAAATCATATAGCGAAGACGACATTCACAAGAGCATCAAGTACAATGTTTGGTCTAGTACTCTCAATGGGAACAAGAAGTTAGACAGTGCATATCAAGAATCTCAAAAGAAGATTGCAGAGAAAGGTGGAACGTGCCcggtcttcctcttcttctcg GTGAATGCAAGTGGTCAGTTTTGTGGTGTAGCTGAGATGACTGGGAGAGTGGATTATGAGAAGAGCATGGAGTTTTGGCAGCAAGATAAGTGGACTGGCTATTTTCCTGTCAAGTGGCACATAATCAAAGATGTTCCAAATCCGCAGTTACGCCATGTAATACTAGAGAACAATGAGAACAAGCCTGTAACAAATAGCAGAGACACACAAGAG GTGAGGTTGCCACAAGGGAATGAAGTGTTGGACATCTTCAAGAACTATGCAGCAAAGACATCTATATTAGATGATTTCGATTTTTATGAAAACAGAGAGAAGGTTTTGGTTCAGAAGAAGCTAAGGTTACATCCGGTTCAGATAAAG aagaaagaagaagcagaCGTGGTTGCTGACTTCAAATCAATGGAGATATCAAATACAGTCAAAGAAGGAGGCACAGACTTAACAGGAACTGTGAACTAA